TTTTTCAATGAAAAGAAAAGGACTTTCGATTTTATTGACATTTGCATTGGTATTCTTTATGTTTGGTAGTACTGTTAATGCAGATAATGTAAAAAAGCCGTTACCTGATTTCACAAAAGCAAGTACTGTGGAAAAGAAATCTGTATCTACCACTGGAGAAAATGAAAAAAGCATAGAGCTTAAACTTGAAGGTCCAGTTAAATCAATGGCATGGGAAACCCAAAAAATCTATCCTGATTTGCAAAAGCATTTAGACAGCCTTAAACCTGATGAGACCATAAAAGTTGACGTGTGCTTGGATTATAATTCGGACGTAACAGTAGATACATTTGTAAACAAGATTGTGTCCCAAGAAAAAGGTACATTTGGTAATACTAAAATTGAAAAACGCACGGCATTCCATTTCCTTACGGATGTCAATAAACAACAAATTGATGCCCTGTCTAAAATGAAAGAAGTAAAATATATCAAGCTACCAGCAGTAAAGCAACAAATTAGCACTCCTAAAAAGACGAATGGATTATTAAGCGACAGTGGAATCATCCCAATGATTAATGCATCAACTGAGATGACCGGAGCCAAAAAAGCACGCCAGGATTATGGCGTCACAGGGAATCGTGATGGAAATGAAACAAGTTACAGCAGCAATGATGTAGTAGTAGCCATCATTGATACTGGGATTGACAATACCCACGTTGATTTAGACGGCGGAAAAGTTATCGGCTGGAGAGACTTTGTAAATAATAATGCAACCCCCTATGACGATAATGGACATGGTACGATGGTATCAAGCATCGTGGCGGGAACGGGCGAAGGAGATCCGGGCATTGAAGTCGGTTTTGCACCTGGTGCAGCATTGGTTGGAATAAAAGTTGCTGATAGCACGGGAGGTTGGACAATTGATGATCTGGTTGACGGTATTGATTGGGCTGTCGCAAACAGAACTACTTTAGGGATAAGAGTCATTAATATAAGCTTGGGTGCATACGGCAACAGCTCTAGTGAAATTGACGCCGTCAATACTGCAATTACGAATGCAAATAATGTAGGAATTGCAGTAGTAGTAGCAGCGGGAAATGATGGCCCAGAGTATGATAATATGAGCCAATTGGTTTCATGTGATGATCCAATAGTAGTTGGTAGTATGGCTGACCCATATGAGGGTGGCTGGTATCCTAGTCTTTTCTCTTCACGTGGGACAGGCACCACAGGTCCTCTCATTATGGCTCCTGGAGAAAATATAAGGGCAGCTGAGGCTAATTCGACAAATGAGTATGTTACCGAAAGTGGAACATCTTTCTCAACTCCAGCAATATCAGGAATTATTGCATTAATGATGGATGCAAGTAACGGAAGCTCAACCCTGAACTTCTATATCGAAGACTTTGGTAAATCAGGCTTCGATCCTGTTTGTGGCAATGGTGAGGTTTTGGCTTACGATTCCATCAAGGCAGCTGGAGGATACTCATCAGGCTCCTTTAATGATTATCGAGATCATATTCGCGCTTCTGACACCATGCAGCAAGGAGATATACATGCTTACGACATTAACGTTTATGCAACAAGTTCCAATTTATATTGGGCAACAACCCTTATTATGACTGATGAGGACAGTGATGATTTTGACCTATATATTTGGAATCCAGGGAGTGATCCTTCTGTTGATCCTCCGGATTACTCAAGCACATCAGTCGATCCCCAGGAAGTTATAAGTTTTAAACCTACTACTACCGGAGTTTACACTGTTGCTGTTCATGCATTCTCAGGCAATGGTAACTATGCTTTAGACTTTTCTGGCCAAATTCGTCCTTAAAAGCATACTTGCCAAGAATAAATCCAAGTCCAATCTTGGCTCCTTACCTACAGTTAAAAGGATTGGTGGATTTCTCCATCAATCCTTTTAATATATTCCATAAAATCAAACCCATGCTTTTCTGTCCAAAGTGATGGATGGTTTTCATGGAGTATGTTCGGTAATGTTTACACATAGAAACTGGTCATATCGTCATTAAGATTACTTATTTGACTTCAATATCCTTTACTGCCATTAATTCATCAGGGCTTATGTTTTTTCCATTTTTAAGCTTTGGAAGCAATTTCACTGTAATGGAGTATTTTCCCGGTGGAACTCTGTTACCATTATTGTCCGTGTAACCCCAGACTTCAGAAAATGAAAGTTTTTCATATTTTTTTAATTCGATTTCTATGATGGACATTAGAAAACCTTTGCCATGGGACCATCTATACACTTCATCTCCATTACTGTCTGTAATAAAAATATCAAACTTTTGACTTGAACGGAAATAAAGAGCCAGGTCTTTGTCAGAAATATTATGTAGGGAAAAGTCAAGCTTGACCCCGCTGTCTTCCTGTTTAATATCCATTTCTGTATCGAAGACCCCTGTTACAGACTTTTGAGATTCCTCTTTTATCTGCTTTGTCCGTTCCATAAATTCAGGGTCTGTTTTTTTTATTGCCGGCAAAGAATTAGTTTCAACGGAAGCCGGTACAGGTTTTATTTCAATCGTGCTGTTATCCTGTGGTGTGTCTCGTTGTGTTGGTGACATGCTGATTGGCATCATGCTATTTAATTGACTGACTGTATTTTTAGCGTTAAGCATATTTTTGGTTTTGTAGTCAAATCCAAAAATATTCTTATTTAATGAACCCAATAATATTGCCGTACAGCATAAAACCAAAACAGCGATGACTTTCTTGGTTTTTTTTATAACCTTCATAATATTACCCATCCTTTCTTCAAATTCATTTTTCATTTTATTAGACGTAGAAGCTGTATCATTTGTTCTGTATAAGTTCAATTTTCTACATCTCCTAAAACTTTTCGACCTGTGCAATAATAGCATAAACATATTTAAACTATCTAAACTAACTTATATATTTTCCAGCCATACCCGAAATTCCTCCAGCGTCATGTCCCCTTTTAGGCACAATTCCCGTTTTTTTCTTGCCTCCTCCGCCCATTCGTAAAAAGCTTCCTTCGTGATTTTTCCATACTTAATCCATGCAAACCGTTTTTTGTAGGCTTTACTGTATGCTTTTAAAGCCGGTGTGTCGGCTTTCTTTTTCTCCCATAGGCGAAGCGCCCCCATTTCCTTACAGGTGCGTCCAGTGCTGTCAAAGGGCCTGTCGCAGTATTCCGTGTTGATATGTCCGGTCAGGGCAAAGAATTGATTACAGTGCTTGCAGACACGGAAGCGTATCTCCCGTTTGATACATTCGCGCACAAAAAAATCAATGATATCGTAAATGCTTTTTGGGTATAGGACTTCGGTAAAGGTCATTGAATCAACCACTTCAAAGCTCATGCGCAGGGGTTGAAATTCAAATACTTCCGGGTCACTCAGCCTTCTATCCCTTTTGGGGTTATAGTAATCTGCCATTTTCTTTTGTATGGGTTCATCGGGAGAGAGGATATCCAGCACATGGTTCCATAAAGCCATAAGCTGACGTTGCATGGTGGAAAGGTTCATGGGTAGGTGGGTTAGCTTCTTGCGGGGAAGCAAATCCAGAACATCTTTAAAGCCTTGTTTTTCAGCCTGTTCCAGCTTGTCCAGCCATTCCAGGCGAAGGAATTCAAAATAGACATGTACTTTTGAAAGCGTGTTTAAATCATCCTTAATCTCCTCCACCAGTTTCAAGTCTTTATCGGGATACAGGTTATAAAGGTTTTCCCCCATCCGATTAAATAACTCACTATAAGGCCAAATGTCAAGGTATAGAATATCCATCAGGCTTTGCGAAAATGCGAAGCTCTTTTTTGTTGTCTTCTGCCCGTCCCCATATTCAAAATATTCTTTTCCATCGGATATATACACTTTATAGCTACATGCCAGCTTAATCTCTAAAAGCATAGTTTTAACGACTACCAATAATTAACGCACCCGAAACCCCATTAACGGTAAAATCAATTTTTTTAAAATAAATTCGGCGTCCAGTTTCTCTAATCAACGCCCTAACTTTTGAGACAGCTGGCAACCTGACCGCCAAACTAACATACGGAGGTTTTTGCGACGAACCATACAGTTCGTTGCCGCGAATATCAGCAATGCGGCGCGGATAGGTATCCAGTGCCAACAAATTCTGGCCATACCGTGCCGGGCAATAGTTTCGAAAGGGTCGATAATACGGGGCTTCATATTTTTCCCACATTTTAATTAGCTGAGTCGGCGTATGCAAATTCCCTCGACAATTTAAAGCGCCGCAGCGACAAATGTGCTCCCGGCACTCCCCCGCCCGACATAACAAAACATCATACAAATAGTTAACGGTCAACTCTTCGCCCGGAAAAATTCGTCTCAGGGCAAAATAAATCACGTGACCCCGATACGAATGCATAGCGCAATTCGGGGCACACGCGTGATTAATTAAATGAATGCCAATTTGTTTTGGGTCGGGCAGCACAATCAATTTGTCGGTGCAGTGCATGGCGTAAAAACTTTTTTCGTTTTCTTGCCCTTCGCGCTGTTCAGAAATGACCGTGCCCAAATAATCACCGATCACCGTACCGGGGTTAATTTCTTTTTTAGCAAAAACCCCACGGCCCTTACCTTTAATTTTTTTGACCTGCCAATAATCGGCAGAAAGTAAAAACATATAGTTTAATGCTGGCGGAGAGGACAGGATTTGAACCTGCGAGGACTTGCGCCCATCCCGTCGTTCACGAACGACTGGACGAGATCCCACATTAATCGGAAGGGGCGAGATTCGAACTCGCGAGACCGTTGCCGGTCTACCGCTTTTCGAGAGCGGCGCTTTCGACCACTCAGCCACCCTTCCGATTAATGTGGGACAAGCCGTCGCCTTAAACCACTCGGCCACCTCTCCATTGCTTATTATTAACACATTTAATCAGTTTTTACAATTTAGCGTTTTTTTGTTATAATTTAAAACAGAATTGTTAAAAAATATGTCAAAAATTAGAAAAGTTGTTATCCCGGTTGCCGGCCTTGGCACTCGCTTCCTGCCCGCAACCAAAGCCCAGCCGAAAGAAATGTTACCGGTGGTTGATAAACCAATCATCCAATACATTGTCGAAGAGGCGGTCGCGGCCGGCATTACTGACGTAATTTTAGTAACCGGCTCAACCAAACGCGCGATTGAAGACCATTTTGATCGCAATGAAAACCTGGAAAACCATCTTAAAAAAAATGGCAAATCTAAATACTACCAGGCTGTCAAAGAGGTTGCTGAACTGGCAAACTTTATTTTTATTCGACAAAAAGGGCCCTATGGCAACGGCACACCGGTACTTAATACTAAAGCAGTGATCGGCGATGAGCCATTTGCCGTCGTGTGGGGAGATGATATTTGGGATTGCCCAAGCCGGCCCCACATTAAACAGCTTATTGATGTTTATGAAAAATATGGCGACCCGGTAATCACCGCTTATAAGACCGACGCCGAAGGCACATCAAAATACGGCATTATTGAGGGCACGGAAGTTGAACCAAACGTCTATCAGGTCAAATCAATCGCCGAAAAACCAGGTCCTCAAAAAGCTAAAAGCCGCATCGCTTCATTTGGCGGCTACATTTTTACGCCAGACATTTTTAATGAGCTGGAAAAAACCCCTCTGGGCAAAGGCGGCGAGCTGTGGCTGGTTGATGCAATTGCCCGACTACTCAAAAAACGCCCGATTTACGCGAAGATTATCGATGGCCAGCTCTACGACACCGGCTCAAAGCTTGGTTGGTTGAAAGCGAATGTTGAGTTTGGTCTCAAAGACAAAGAAATCAATAAAGAATTCAAAAACTTTTTGAAACATAAGCTATGAAAATAAAAACGAAACTTTATCTTTTAATTTTATTAGCCGTGGTGGCGGTTTCTTCCGGATTCAGCTGTAAATTTATTACGCCGTCGCAAAAGGAGTTGCTAGAACCGATTGAATTAACTTGGTGGGGTGTTACTGATGAGCCGGAAAATTTCTACGAGGTCATCGGCGATTACCAGGCCGCACACCCAAACATTAAAATTACTTACCGAAAATTACGCCTAGAAGAGTTCGAAAATGAGTTGCTGGAGGCCTTGGCCGAAGACCGCGGTCCGGATATTTTTTCCATTCATAACACCTGGGTAAATAAATATTTATCAAAAATTGAACCCCTGCCGGCCAAAACCACCCTGGCATATCAAGTTACAAAAACCAGCCTCGGCATCAAACAAGAAACACTCATTGAAGTCCGAGACGTTCCGGCCATTACCGCACCACAACTCAAAGAAACATTCTTAGACGTTGTCTATAATGATGTTGTGCGCGACAACAAAATTTACGGCCTGCCGCTGAGCGTTGATACGTTAGTCCTATTTTATAATCGTGACCTGCTCAATAATGCCGGCATTCCTCTGCCGCCCAAGACCTGGAATGAATTGCAAGAACAAGTTAAACGCTTGACCTTCCAAAATCAAAACGGCGACCTCATCCAATCCGGTGCTGCTCTGGGAACTGCCGAAAATATTGAGCGCAGTTCTGATATTGTTTCGCTGTTGATGATGCAAAACGGTGCGGAAATGATTACCGGCCGAAACGTCACGTTTGGTGTTG
This region of Candidatus Buchananbacteria bacterium genomic DNA includes:
- a CDS encoding extracellular solute-binding protein, which encodes MKIKTKLYLLILLAVVAVSSGFSCKFITPSQKELLEPIELTWWGVTDEPENFYEVIGDYQAAHPNIKITYRKLRLEEFENELLEALAEDRGPDIFSIHNTWVNKYLSKIEPLPAKTTLAYQVTKTSLGIKQETLIEVRDVPAITAPQLKETFLDVVYNDVVRDNKIYGLPLSVDTLVLFYNRDLLNNAGIPLPPKTWNELQEQVKRLTFQNQNGDLIQSGAALGTAENIERSSDIVSLLMMQNGAEMITGRNVTFGVVPSTFPDQTYNPGPEAVRFYTDFANSSKEVYSWNKTFSNSIDAFAEGRVAMIFGYNYHIPILESKRQGKLNYGISNMPQIEGRTEVNFANYWVNTVSKKSAHINEAWDFIQFITTKKAETEKYLAKTLRPTALRTLIQDQTNNDALAVFAKQLLTAKSWYRGADAVAAENALNEMIESILAGNDLQESVNLAALKIQQTLQTL
- a CDS encoding S8 family serine peptidase is translated as MKRKGLSILLTFALVFFMFGSTVNADNVKKPLPDFTKASTVEKKSVSTTGENEKSIELKLEGPVKSMAWETQKIYPDLQKHLDSLKPDETIKVDVCLDYNSDVTVDTFVNKIVSQEKGTFGNTKIEKRTAFHFLTDVNKQQIDALSKMKEVKYIKLPAVKQQISTPKKTNGLLSDSGIIPMINASTEMTGAKKARQDYGVTGNRDGNETSYSSNDVVVAIIDTGIDNTHVDLDGGKVIGWRDFVNNNATPYDDNGHGTMVSSIVAGTGEGDPGIEVGFAPGAALVGIKVADSTGGWTIDDLVDGIDWAVANRTTLGIRVINISLGAYGNSSSEIDAVNTAITNANNVGIAVVVAAGNDGPEYDNMSQLVSCDDPIVVGSMADPYEGGWYPSLFSSRGTGTTGPLIMAPGENIRAAEANSTNEYVTESGTSFSTPAISGIIALMMDASNGSSTLNFYIEDFGKSGFDPVCGNGEVLAYDSIKAAGGYSSGSFNDYRDHIRASDTMQQGDIHAYDINVYATSSNLYWATTLIMTDEDSDDFDLYIWNPGSDPSVDPPDYSSTSVDPQEVISFKPTTTGVYTVAVHAFSGNGNYALDFSGQIRP
- a CDS encoding SET domain-containing protein is translated as MFLLSADYWQVKKIKGKGRGVFAKKEINPGTVIGDYLGTVISEQREGQENEKSFYAMHCTDKLIVLPDPKQIGIHLINHACAPNCAMHSYRGHVIYFALRRIFPGEELTVNYLYDVLLCRAGECREHICRCGALNCRGNLHTPTQLIKMWEKYEAPYYRPFRNYCPARYGQNLLALDTYPRRIADIRGNELYGSSQKPPYVSLAVRLPAVSKVRALIRETGRRIYFKKIDFTVNGVSGALIIGSR
- the galU gene encoding UTP--glucose-1-phosphate uridylyltransferase GalU, with amino-acid sequence MSKIRKVVIPVAGLGTRFLPATKAQPKEMLPVVDKPIIQYIVEEAVAAGITDVILVTGSTKRAIEDHFDRNENLENHLKKNGKSKYYQAVKEVAELANFIFIRQKGPYGNGTPVLNTKAVIGDEPFAVVWGDDIWDCPSRPHIKQLIDVYEKYGDPVITAYKTDAEGTSKYGIIEGTEVEPNVYQVKSIAEKPGPQKAKSRIASFGGYIFTPDIFNELEKTPLGKGGELWLVDAIARLLKKRPIYAKIIDGQLYDTGSKLGWLKANVEFGLKDKEINKEFKNFLKHKL